The DNA region GGGGCTGTCGATGGGTGGCATGATCGGCCAGGCGCTCGCCCTCAAGGCGCCCAACGTCCTGGCGAGCCTCGCGCTGTGCGACACGTCGAGCCGGATCCCCCCCGAGGCCAAGCCCCAGTGGGAGGAGCGCGTCCGCACGGCCGAGGCGAAGGGCATGGAGCCGCACGTCGAGCCGACGCTGGCCCGCTGGTTCACCGCGCCCTTCCGCGAGCGGCGCAAGGACGTGGTCGACCGGGTGGCGGCGATGATCCGCTCGACCCCCGTGGCCGGCTACGTCGGCTGCTGCCACGCCATCGCGGCGCTGAACCTGACGGACCGGCTCGGCGCCATCAAGCTGCCGACGATCGTCATCGTGGGCGAGGACGACCCCGGGACGCCCGTGGCCGCCTCGCGCGTGATCGCCGAGGCCATCAATGGCGCGCGCCTGGAGATCATCCCCGCCGCCGCGCACCTCTCGAATATGGAGCAGCCCGAGGCGTTCAACCGCGCGCTCAGCGGGTTCCTGAAGGGCTGATGTTCGCCTAACGCGGCAGCACGCGTGCGAGCGCCGCTTCGAGCGCGCCCGCGTCCAGGGGCTTCCGCACCAGCGCCACGCCCGGCCGCGCGAGGCGACGGTCGTCGGGGGGGACGGGCGCGCCCGTCACGAGGATCACCGGGATGCGCAGGTTGAGCTCGCGGATCGTGTCGAGCACCTGCCAGCCGGTCATCCCCGGCATCATCAGATCGGTCAGCACGACGTCGTAGCGGCTCCGCACGAAGAGCGCGATGCCCTGGGGCCCGTTCGCCGCCGCGTCGGCCTCGTAACCGAGCATGGCGACGACGTCCACGAGCGCGCGGCGCACCGACGCGTCGTCGTCGATGACGAGCGCGCGCTTCCGCCGGTCGCCAGCTGTTTCCGGAGCCGCCATCCGCTTGCTCTCCTCGGGTGAATACCGCAAGGCGGATGCCACGGGCCGCCCGCGCCCCTAAAACGGCGTCACTGCGCGCTTCCGTTCCCGGAATCCGGAAGTGGGTGACGAAATCTGTCGGGGAAGAGGCCGGAATCGGCACGCGCGTATACTGAAATTTGATGCGCCGCACGCTCGCTCTTTCGCTGCTCCTCGCCGCCGCGGTCCCCGCCGGGGCGGCCGGCGACCAGCCGGCGGAGGAGATCCGCCCG from Candidatus Methylomirabilota bacterium includes:
- the pcaD gene encoding 3-oxoadipate enol-lactonase, whose amino-acid sequence is MKITANGISMNYTFDGPAGAPVVTLSHSLATDLAMWEPTVPALASRFRVLRYETRGHGKTEAPRGAYTLDQLAEDALALLRALDIQRTHWVGLSMGGMIGQALALKAPNVLASLALCDTSSRIPPEAKPQWEERVRTAEAKGMEPHVEPTLARWFTAPFRERRKDVVDRVAAMIRSTPVAGYVGCCHAIAALNLTDRLGAIKLPTIVIVGEDDPGTPVAASRVIAEAINGARLEIIPAAAHLSNMEQPEAFNRALSGFLKG
- a CDS encoding response regulator produces the protein MAAPETAGDRRKRALVIDDDASVRRALVDVVAMLGYEADAAANGPQGIALFVRSRYDVVLTDLMMPGMTGWQVLDTIRELNLRIPVILVTGAPVPPDDRRLARPGVALVRKPLDAGALEAALARVLPR